GTTAGGATAAGGTTCACATTTTCTCAGGCGTTTCAGAATGGACGTGGGCAAGCCGGCAGGAAGTACGTTGAGCGCCCTTTTCTCGATAGACGACCAGCTAGCGAGGATCTTTATTATACCCTTCAACACCCAGCCATGTGATCTAGTACAACGGTAGCAAATAAAAAAAGGGAGGTTGGTCGAGGCGTGTAAAAAGCAGCTACTCATGGGGACGATGTTCCACTTAGACTAGATTCCTGAAAATGACAATTGAATAGGGGACAGCAAGCGGAGAATATAGTTCTTTGCTATCCAATGTTTGTTATCCGCAGGCGGGTGCTGAGAAGGAGTCTGGCGATCATCTTCTGTATTTCTTGATGTGCAAATCATATGACCCGAGCGTTAAAATTGATATGGGGAGAATGGTACCTCAAGACCCGGTTGCGTTCATCCTATGTTACTGCAAATCTTAAATGTATCAATGAACAGACAAATGATCGAGAATTGGACACAGGATCCTCAATCGTTGAAGCTTCGCAAGAAAGGAACTGGCGTAAACTCGGTCAACTATCGCATCTTTGGTCGAAAAGGTAAGGATTTCTAAACTAGTTCGGCCTTCCGCCGCGTGTTTTGTAGCTTTTTGTAGGCAAGTTTACTCGATTTACAACCAACATCCTTCAAAAGACACAAAAAAAGTGCTTTGATAACAACATCAGTCACCGATTAATAATGGATTTTTAAAGCACCGTTTACTGGCCATTACAAAAACGGAATGTTTTTTTTTGTCCTAAATCACCTTCAGACTCCCACACCTTCGAATATACTGTAGCGGTATTTGCGCCCAATACATCATTTATACCTAAACGTAGGTATTTCCGAACAAAAATATTTGCTCTAATTTTGATTTTATAGACTTGCTACAACAGGTTAACAAACCGTATAAATGGCCGGTCGCGCAAATAAATGTTAAAGCACATCTTATGAAAATAAAAGCAATTCTACTAGGGTCATTGTGGCTGTTGACGCTCGTATCCATTGCTCAAATTAAAGAGTTTGAGGAATATTACGACAATGGTCAGATAAAAACGTCGGGCTTTAAAGCACCAGATGGAGAAAATACGGGGAAGTGGACTCATTACTATGAAAATGGGAACCCATATATCATTCGAAGCTTTGTAAATGGGAAGATTGAAGGAGAAGCATATACCTATTTCGAGAATGGAAATTTAAAGTCCATCGTTAATATGAAAAATGGTGAAATGGAGGGGCAGGTAAAAACAAATTATGAAAATGGTAAACTGAAATCGGTTACTCATATGAGAGGCGGGAAAATGCAGGGAGAAGGAAGGCTGTATACGGAAAATGGTAAATTGAAAGCGATAACCCATTATTTAGATGATATGCAACACGGTGAGCTGAAAACTTATCACCCAAATGGCAATGTAGAGTGGGTCATGCAATATGTTAATAATCTAATCGAGGGCGAGGCAAAGCTTTATTTTGAAACCGGCGAATTGAGAAGTATAGAAAAGTATGTGGGGAGCAAATTGGAAGGTGATCCTTTGGTTTACTTCAAAAATGGGATGCCAGATACAAGACGCGTACAGTTACGAGAGCTATTAGTGAAATACTTGATGCCCAGTAAGGATATCAATGAAATAACAGAAATTGTAGTAACTGAATGTGAGATTTCAATTTTCCACAAAATGACTGGAGAAACTGATGAGCATATAATTAAATTCCCAACCGCCGCGTTAAAATTGGAAGATCATGGCGAAATTGAGTATTCTTCGGACGAGGTAATCTATTATAGGTTGCGTGATGGTGAATATTATATTTCATCAGCAATGAAGTCAACACGCCCCTGGTTCAGCGTGAAACCCGGTGGAAGAGAAAAGGTTGAAGAACTGATGAGAAGCCTCAGTAGAGATTGTAGCCCATTTTCATTGTAATGAGGGGGCATCATTTCCATTCCAGAGGCGTCAATTATTACTGATTTGTTATTAATACGAATGAATCGCTTGCAAACATTTCGTTTTAACGGAACACATAGGTTGACAAATTTTGTGCTTGTAAGAACCTCCCCTACACTAACAATAATTACCCGCTTAGAGCTGGTAAGTTGCTAATGGCTTGCGGTCGAACGAAAAATTATGTCTCAACAATATAATAGTCATTTATGCATCAGTGTTGGCATAAGCACTTAATCAATGACATGGATTGCTCTTTTACGAATATGTCACTGCCGTGGAGGTTTTTTAAGGCAAAGTTTCCCTTTCATTAATTAAGTTGAAATCAACATTGACCCCTGCACAGGATATGGCGCAATAGACCTCGCCGATACAGGAATATTTTTTATATCTGATTTTTTTTCACGATTCCAGCGTTTGAAAGGCTGCGTTATTAGAAGGAAGAACAGTAAAAAAGCTGGTTCTATACGCCTCCGCAGATAATTCAGTACGTGCTTCTTCACTTTTAAAAGTTTAGAAATTAGCATTCAAATTAACGATTTTCGCTGATTATTATAGTGCTCTCAGTTGTCACCGTATTATCGTCAGAGCAACTTGCAATAAAGTTACACCTGCGACCAGTAATAATGCTGTTTGATTAAGTTTTGTTAGTGCTGGGTTATAGGTAAGATAATAAAAGTCGGTTTTTATAATGGTATAATTTTATACCAAATAATGGCATTTAATTAGACCGGCAGTGAAATTTTATTTTTTTTGTATAAAAATATACCAAATTACGGTTTGTGCTCTTCTTTAAAATGCTTATTGGGAATAATGCGTAGTATCATACTATTCAAGTTTTAAGTTCCCTTTCGCTATCGACTTCATTTTAGTTTTGTTAATCTAATTCCACGTAATGAAATGGAGACATTATTTTCTAATGGAGATGAAATATCGAAATCTTTACGTAAAAAACAGCACCAGTTTTTTTGAAAGTTAACTAAGATTGTTTGATGAGGATTCATTTCATAATATTTAAATTTCAAGGGGAAAAGGAGGATAGAAGACGTTAAGGATGATGAACAATCCTCCTAAACGATTCGCTATAAATCGTTAAAGATACTGTCAACGCGAACATTAAGTTAATTGATAGCGGAACGATAAAACAAAATTTGATTTATGGAATAGTGGTTCGGAATGGAGACGTTTTGTTGATAAAAATGCTGAAGAAAAAAATAATATGCGCCGTGTTGAATCTTATTTTTTTTCAACGTTGTTTTATTAATGCGGATCGGGCGATGTCAGGATAATTTCCAGTGTTAGCTGATGCACGCTTTTTCTCTGCAGCCCGTTTTGGGATTCCAGTTTGTTGCCGAGTGATGTGAGTGTATGCGATGTCAGCACGGGGACGACTACTTTTGTTAACTTAAAAAAGCCCATGGAACTGGTGGATCCATAGGCTTTTGTGGGACCTGGCCTGTTGCCGGTCTACTTTATTTCTCTATTTATTTTTTTAGGCGTATATAGTCCGTCATAACATTCGCGCTTTCCTCCAATACAAAATCATAATCGAATTTCGGCTGCGGCTGTCCCTCTTTCCAGAGAGGCAACCCTAGGAATGCCAACTGTTTGTTGATACGGTCCCGATTTTTCAATCTGCTTTTCTCGCGTTCAGCTTTCAATTTTGATTCGTTCAAGCTGACCGAAGGAATAGAGTCAACTTTGTTAAATTCTTCGATATCTTCCAATAAGAACGTATAAGCTGGCGATTTCTCCATTCTTTTCTTGTGGATCGTGTTCAGCGTTGAATTGACTGCTGTAAGATCCGTAATCTTTGGAAAGGTCGACGGTTTTATTTGATCCCATGGAAGAGCGGATGGTTCGGAGCTTTCTCCGAATTTCTCTGCCGAATATTGGGTAGGGAACGTAATATCCGCCGCAACCCCTTTATGCTGGGTACTGCTGCCTGTAACGCGGTAAAATTTGCCCATCGTGATATTGATCTGTCCGAATTCTGGCGCGCCGTTGGGAGTATCTGCATCTTTTTCCCCGGAGGCTTTGA
The DNA window shown above is from Sphingobacterium hotanense and carries:
- a CDS encoding toxin-antitoxin system YwqK family antitoxin, with translation MKIKAILLGSLWLLTLVSIAQIKEFEEYYDNGQIKTSGFKAPDGENTGKWTHYYENGNPYIIRSFVNGKIEGEAYTYFENGNLKSIVNMKNGEMEGQVKTNYENGKLKSVTHMRGGKMQGEGRLYTENGKLKAITHYLDDMQHGELKTYHPNGNVEWVMQYVNNLIEGEAKLYFETGELRSIEKYVGSKLEGDPLVYFKNGMPDTRRVQLRELLVKYLMPSKDINEITEIVVTECEISIFHKMTGETDEHIIKFPTAALKLEDHGEIEYSSDEVIYYRLRDGEYYISSAMKSTRPWFSVKPGGREKVEELMRSLSRDCSPFSL